In a single window of the Candidatus Edwardsbacteria bacterium genome:
- a CDS encoding polyprenol monophosphomannose synthase: MNCLVIVPTYNEKGNISPIIDQILSVDPIINVLIIDDNSPDGTGQMVDDISSKNSRVNVIHRPGKMGLGTAYVTGFKWALEHKYDLICEMDADFSHPPKTLAVFLEKIKEYDLVIGSRYLNGVNVVNWPLKRLLLSYFANIYARIITGVPVRDLTSGFKCYRRRVLEAINLDRIKSNGYAFQIEMHFNAYYKKFKVVEVPIIFEERKVGQSKMSKKIIYEAAWMVWRLQLIRLLGRL, from the coding sequence ATGAATTGTCTGGTGATCGTCCCGACCTATAACGAAAAAGGGAACATATCCCCTATTATTGATCAGATTTTGTCCGTTGATCCGATCATCAATGTGCTGATCATTGACGACAATTCCCCCGACGGCACCGGGCAGATGGTAGATGACATCTCGTCCAAGAATTCCAGGGTCAATGTGATCCACCGGCCGGGCAAGATGGGCCTGGGCACCGCCTATGTGACCGGCTTCAAGTGGGCGCTGGAACACAAGTACGATTTGATCTGCGAGATGGATGCCGACTTCTCCCATCCGCCCAAAACCTTGGCGGTCTTCCTGGAGAAGATCAAGGAATACGATCTGGTGATCGGCTCCCGCTACCTGAACGGAGTGAACGTGGTCAACTGGCCCCTTAAGAGGCTGCTACTGTCCTACTTTGCCAATATATATGCCCGGATCATTACCGGAGTGCCGGTGCGGGACCTGACCAGCGGATTCAAATGCTATCGCCGCCGGGTGCTGGAAGCCATCAATTTGGACCGGATAAAATCCAACGGCTATGCCTTCCAGATAGAGATGCATTTCAACGCCTATTACAAGAAATTCAAGGTGGTGGAGGTGCCCATCATCTTCGAAGAACGCAAGGTCGGGCAATCCAAGATGTCCAAGAAGATCATTTACGAAGCCGCCTGGATGGTGTGGCGCCTTCAGTTAATAAGGCTGCTGGGCCGGTTATAA
- a CDS encoding flippase-like domain-containing protein, which produces MNSNIKKIIKSVLGIAIILGIAYFLTKVIVVNWSSLKQSYLELNYWLLLLSLLPLALSFYLGISAWRYILKCLGCEIKWTKAFWTVSGSHLAKFIPGHVLALGGRIWLCSREKIPESVSAAGIIIEMIVQLAASIFVFSLSLSYYNTHLSPTIFLASGLLFISLMGIVHPKILPRVWKYVPKMGKVVKTDISYRYQSIISLLVIYIIAWILQGISVFILIKSLYPGIGTSGLMPAIGAYGGAYALGFVSIVTPGGLGVREGILSFLLKFYIPAPVAVIVAVLSRLCFTLFDVLMTLFSLKFKNLEVKLEEG; this is translated from the coding sequence ATGAACAGCAATATAAAAAAGATCATTAAGAGCGTATTGGGAATTGCGATAATTCTGGGTATTGCCTATTTTCTAACCAAGGTGATAGTTGTCAATTGGAGCTCTTTGAAGCAAAGCTACCTGGAATTGAACTATTGGTTATTACTGTTATCGTTGCTTCCATTAGCCCTATCTTTCTATCTGGGGATTTCCGCCTGGCGCTATATTCTTAAGTGCTTGGGGTGTGAAATAAAATGGACTAAAGCATTTTGGACGGTATCGGGCTCGCACCTGGCAAAATTCATTCCGGGACATGTCCTGGCCCTTGGCGGCAGGATATGGCTTTGCAGCCGGGAAAAAATACCAGAATCGGTTTCTGCTGCGGGAATAATAATAGAAATGATCGTTCAACTGGCGGCATCGATTTTTGTATTTTCCCTTAGCCTGTCATACTATAACACCCATCTTTCTCCGACCATCTTCCTGGCGAGCGGGTTGTTGTTCATATCTCTTATGGGCATAGTCCACCCCAAGATACTGCCCCGGGTATGGAAGTATGTTCCCAAAATGGGGAAAGTAGTCAAAACCGATATCTCATACAGGTATCAAAGTATAATTTCGCTGTTAGTCATTTATATAATTGCCTGGATTCTTCAGGGCATCTCCGTGTTTATTTTAATCAAATCACTTTATCCTGGAATAGGGACAAGCGGTTTGATGCCGGCCATCGGGGCTTATGGAGGGGCTTATGCCTTGGGCTTTGTGAGTATTGTTACTCCAGGAGGTTTGGGCGTAAGGGAAGGAATTTTAAGCTTCCTGCTTAAGTTTTACATTCCGGCACCGGTGGCGGTCATCGTTGCAGTACTCTCTCGACTTTGTTTTACGTTGTTTGATGTTCTGATGACATTATTTTCTTTGAAATTTAAAAATTTAGAGGTAAAACTTGAAGAGGGTTAA
- a CDS encoding YfhO family protein, with amino-acid sequence MQKVLAPNILNAWYYFIHVCLAGFGTYLFLRNLRFSGTASFLSGIAYMFTGAMVSLIYAGHDGKIIVSSLLPWLLLFIDRSIVSDAWKKWLLWSLCSALVIGLALLSPHVQMTYYLLIVGFFYALARLYSRYKNGLPLKKVLSSGLIRGAIILVFGFSLYAVQAIPLNHYLEFSPRGQDKGYQFATSYSMPPEEIVNIVWPEFSGMIDKNSEQGPTHWYWGRRDLKLHTEFLGVIPFLLAMLGLLYSRRKKLKIFFLCLGGFALIVAFGGFTPLYYLIYYLIPGMAKFRSPAMIFNVFSFATVVLMAMGIQALMNGEYKEKISNGLLIILGIVLLFGTIFSAAKDGMTSMLSAFAAKGWGAQALWQSFPEMARGFWMAYAFLAAGAILTVLLARKRLTFKWWSIMIALLIFLELWRVDAKFIKIVAGPEEYFAKDEVVRTLEKDDSIYRTWPLQVHQQGNYLSLFGVQTVGGEHPNPLKRYSEFVGTDSKRLLPDFHNLFQAPAFLNILNVKYLLMQQPVNHPSFVLADSCYNGRVKIFKNQTVLPRAWIVGRYENIAQGSGILERMKQPDFDPSKSVILEENLADFIPSENVAGQVIIDSYQPNRVLMTAESDKPGILVFSDNHYPAWQAFVDGVPAKVFRANYTFRAVPIPEGKHRVEFKYHSKYFILGLTISIISAIIILSGIIVLAIIGRRK; translated from the coding sequence TTGCAAAAAGTATTAGCACCGAATATTCTCAATGCCTGGTACTATTTTATCCATGTCTGCCTGGCCGGGTTCGGGACCTATCTATTCCTGCGCAATCTCAGGTTCTCCGGCACGGCCTCATTTTTGTCCGGCATCGCTTATATGTTCACCGGGGCCATGGTCAGCCTGATCTATGCCGGGCATGACGGAAAGATCATCGTATCCAGCCTGCTACCGTGGCTGTTGCTGTTCATAGATAGGTCAATAGTTTCAGATGCCTGGAAAAAATGGCTGTTGTGGTCGCTATGCTCGGCGCTAGTGATAGGATTGGCCCTGCTTTCCCCCCATGTGCAGATGACCTATTACCTGCTGATAGTTGGATTTTTCTATGCCCTGGCCAGATTGTATTCCAGATATAAGAATGGTCTGCCGCTTAAAAAAGTATTATCGTCCGGCCTGATCAGGGGCGCGATAATCCTGGTTTTCGGTTTCTCCTTGTATGCCGTGCAGGCCATTCCTTTGAACCATTACTTGGAATTCTCCCCCCGGGGACAGGATAAGGGATACCAGTTCGCCACGTCGTATTCCATGCCGCCGGAGGAGATAGTCAATATCGTCTGGCCGGAGTTCTCCGGCATGATAGACAAGAACTCCGAGCAGGGACCCACTCACTGGTACTGGGGGCGGAGGGATCTTAAGCTTCATACAGAATTCCTCGGTGTCATTCCGTTCTTGCTGGCAATGCTAGGGCTGTTATATAGCAGGAGAAAGAAGCTGAAGATATTTTTCCTCTGCCTGGGGGGCTTTGCTTTAATTGTAGCCTTTGGCGGGTTCACTCCGCTGTATTACCTGATCTATTATCTTATCCCGGGCATGGCCAAATTCCGCAGCCCGGCCATGATATTCAATGTATTTTCCTTTGCCACTGTGGTTTTAATGGCTATGGGCATCCAGGCCCTGATGAACGGAGAGTATAAGGAGAAAATAAGCAATGGGCTGTTGATAATACTGGGAATTGTTCTGCTTTTCGGCACCATATTCTCTGCGGCTAAGGACGGAATGACCTCCATGCTCTCCGCTTTTGCCGCCAAGGGCTGGGGAGCGCAGGCCCTGTGGCAAAGCTTTCCAGAGATGGCCAGGGGATTCTGGATGGCCTATGCTTTCCTGGCTGCCGGCGCGATACTTACGGTTCTGCTGGCCAGGAAACGTCTCACCTTCAAGTGGTGGTCAATTATGATCGCTTTGCTGATCTTCCTGGAGCTGTGGAGGGTGGATGCGAAATTCATCAAGATAGTAGCCGGCCCGGAGGAATATTTTGCCAAGGATGAGGTGGTCCGGACCCTGGAAAAAGACGATAGTATCTACCGGACCTGGCCCCTGCAGGTTCACCAGCAGGGCAACTACCTGTCATTGTTCGGCGTGCAGACGGTAGGGGGGGAGCATCCCAACCCCTTAAAACGATACAGCGAGTTTGTGGGAACCGATTCCAAAAGACTGCTACCGGACTTTCATAATCTCTTTCAGGCGCCGGCATTCCTCAACATCCTTAACGTCAAATATCTTCTGATGCAGCAGCCGGTGAACCATCCCAGCTTTGTGCTGGCCGATTCCTGCTATAACGGCCGGGTTAAGATCTTTAAAAATCAGACTGTTCTTCCCAGGGCTTGGATAGTGGGTCGTTATGAAAATATAGCCCAGGGCAGCGGCATCCTGGAAAGAATGAAACAACCGGATTTCGACCCCTCGAAATCAGTCATATTAGAGGAGAATCTGGCTGATTTTATCCCCTCGGAAAATGTGGCGGGCCAGGTGATCATTGATTCCTACCAGCCCAATCGGGTGCTGATGACCGCCGAGTCTGACAAGCCCGGCATCCTGGTCTTCAGCGACAATCATTACCCTGCCTGGCAGGCTTTTGTCGACGGGGTTCCGGCCAAGGTGTTCCGGGCCAATTACACCTTCCGGGCGGTTCCGATCCCGGAGGGGAAACACCGGGTGGAGTTCAAATATCATTCAAAATATTTCATATTAGGGTTAACAATCAGCATAATTTCTGCTATAATCATTTTATCCGGTATCATTGTATTAGCGATCATAGGGAGAAGAAAATGA
- a CDS encoding class I SAM-dependent methyltransferase gives MGHPEWGKVYGAKLELGELIDHAYSHKPYLLEIWNSGPKKILEIGVGGGSTSIFLSYLGIETHAIDNDPNVIKKSQENNDNLKGGLKIKEGDAFKLPYEDDSFDIICHQGFFEHFENNDIQKLIKEQLRVASRIVFSVPTKFYLSNALGERLLTKEQWESILKDFKISKSSYYGRPRNETLIKRAMAAVGWKNIYYYAVIDR, from the coding sequence ATGGGCCATCCTGAATGGGGCAAAGTATATGGCGCCAAACTGGAGCTGGGAGAACTGATAGATCACGCATATTCCCATAAGCCATATCTTCTGGAAATATGGAATAGTGGCCCCAAAAAAATATTGGAGATCGGCGTGGGGGGCGGGTCAACCTCGATATTTCTCTCGTATCTGGGAATAGAAACCCATGCCATAGACAACGACCCCAATGTGATAAAGAAATCCCAAGAGAATAACGACAACCTGAAGGGCGGGTTGAAAATAAAGGAAGGCGACGCTTTTAAACTGCCTTATGAGGATGACAGTTTCGATATTATCTGTCACCAGGGGTTTTTTGAGCATTTTGAGAATAATGATATTCAGAAGCTTATAAAAGAACAATTGAGGGTTGCCAGTAGGATTGTTTTCAGCGTCCCGACAAAGTTCTACCTTTCCAATGCCTTGGGGGAAAGGCTGTTGACCAAAGAGCAATGGGAATCTATATTAAAGGATTTTAAGATTTCAAAAAGCAGCTACTACGGGCGTCCCCGCAATGAAACACTTATAAAGCGAGCTATGGCAGCTGTCGGCTGGAAAAATATTTATTATTATGCCGTTATCGACAGATAA
- a CDS encoding glycosyltransferase family 2 protein — translation MMELSVIIVNRNVRELLRQCLHSLYAEWSSTDKNLEVIVVDNASSDGSAETISVDFPDVKLIKNLDNLGFGRACNQGMAVSSGRYLMILNPDTVIKKGLFKSLIKFLDGNLRAGLAGPKVLNEDGSLQPTFRRFPTYSNIIFARKSPVSSIWPGNPGSKKYLQQEIPLDRPCRVEALGGVCIILRREMLKEVGNFDENIFMYLEDTDLCYRAHLKGWESWVVPQAELIHYWGKSTELEKKKMAEEHRRSLYYYFGKHHAPSFILRAYLRVGLFLHKLSDGD, via the coding sequence ATGATGGAACTAAGCGTAATTATCGTCAACCGGAACGTCAGGGAATTGCTCAGGCAGTGCCTGCATTCCCTCTATGCCGAGTGGTCATCGACGGATAAAAATCTGGAAGTGATAGTAGTGGACAACGCCTCCAGCGACGGCAGCGCCGAAACAATATCCGTCGATTTTCCCGATGTCAAATTAATCAAGAACCTTGATAATCTCGGCTTTGGGCGAGCCTGCAATCAGGGGATGGCTGTATCCTCCGGGCGTTACCTCATGATTCTCAATCCCGATACCGTTATAAAAAAGGGCCTATTCAAAAGCTTGATAAAATTCCTGGATGGTAATCTCCGGGCGGGCCTGGCCGGCCCAAAGGTGCTAAATGAGGATGGCAGTCTTCAACCGACCTTTCGCCGGTTCCCCACATATTCAAATATAATCTTCGCCCGGAAATCTCCCGTGTCATCAATCTGGCCGGGCAACCCCGGTTCCAAAAAATACCTGCAACAGGAGATCCCGTTGGACCGTCCCTGTCGGGTGGAGGCCCTGGGCGGGGTCTGCATAATTCTGAGACGGGAGATGTTGAAAGAGGTCGGCAACTTCGATGAAAATATATTCATGTATCTGGAGGATACCGACCTGTGCTACCGGGCTCATTTGAAGGGTTGGGAGAGCTGGGTGGTGCCGCAGGCCGAGCTGATCCATTATTGGGGGAAGAGCACCGAGCTGGAAAAAAAGAAAATGGCCGAGGAACACCGCCGATCACTTTATTATTATTTTGGGAAACATCATGCTCCGTCGTTCATCCTGAGAGCGTATTTGAGGGTCGGGCTGTTTTTACACAAACTTAGTGACGGAGATTAG
- a CDS encoding T9SS type A sorting domain-containing protein, protein MRTGSTAVPDEINWSGWNPVAKSGSKASAPTAKYAQYQLTYNSNSFFEAPVVDEVSLNYLVSSGTTENETTANRFDVKITSNISGIKISYNLSIESPVDIAVYNIEGRLVKRIFSGEQKSGQYNLSWNGLNANNAKVSSGVYLCRAKFGSKIYNNKIVFVK, encoded by the coding sequence ATGAGAACCGGCAGCACAGCTGTGCCGGATGAAATCAACTGGAGCGGATGGAACCCGGTGGCCAAGTCCGGTTCAAAGGCCAGTGCCCCAACTGCAAAATACGCCCAATACCAGCTGACCTATAATTCCAACAGTTTCTTTGAAGCCCCGGTGGTTGATGAGGTATCGCTTAATTATCTGGTGTCATCCGGGACTACCGAAAATGAAACTACGGCTAACAGATTTGATGTGAAAATCACATCCAACATTAGCGGTATAAAAATATCATACAATTTGTCTATAGAATCCCCGGTGGACATTGCTGTTTACAATATTGAAGGCCGGTTGGTCAAGAGAATTTTCAGCGGAGAGCAGAAGTCGGGGCAATACAATCTTTCCTGGAACGGGTTGAATGCAAATAACGCCAAGGTTTCCTCCGGCGTCTATCTCTGCCGGGCTAAATTCGGTTCCAAAATTTATAATAATAAGATCGTATTTGTCAAATAA